From the Chiloscyllium punctatum isolate Juve2018m chromosome 42, sChiPun1.3, whole genome shotgun sequence genome, the window CTTCAATGGAATCTcaatgggttcaaattccaccatggcaactaactggaatttaaattcaattaagaGAATCTCCAATTTAAATTAAAATAAAGCTAGACTTTGAGTGCGACCATTAAACCATTATCACTTTAATAGTCAATTCAAAACATAAATAAATGAAGAGGAACCTCAAAaacattttgaacatttttgCCTATAAAACATTTTGGTCCCAcggtcatgaaaggtgctatatagaTGCAAGTTTACCCTATTGCTATTGCACCCAAAATACAGAACTGTCTATTGCCCTTGGCTGGCCTTTGCTCCCAGGTAGCAGTAAAGAAAGATCAACTCTGTGAAATGCAGTGATACCATCTGACTTAAGGTAGGATTCCAATATTGAGCCTTCTTTCGAGATGTTGGCCTGAGTCACAAACTGACACTTCCATCTAGgaattttcattttaatttataaAGTAAATGTGTTCCCTCACAATTTTGCGTATATGTTGGATGTTGGTTTTCACAAAATTATGGGAAGTGTGTCTCTTCGAGACTACACAGGTGAAGTGTTAAATGGTCACGGCCGGGGCTAGGGGGCGGAAGAAACAACTTGACTCAGCTGCTGGGTTCTGAGCTGATCTGCCAACCCAGTGTTGCCCAACGGAACTTGCTGACGAGACACAGGTGTGGTTATTGTAACACGTTATGAACAACATGCAATATTTATAGTAGGAAACACCTTGCATGCAGTCGAGGTAAATGTGGATATTAACTGAACCGTCTGAGTCAGACCTGCTCCAGGTTTGTTGCCAAAATGTCTAAACCTGGTCAGTTTTCTTGTGCATTTTATTCCGATAATCTGTCCAATCTTGACATCATTTAGTGTTCAGGCAGACCCAGGAATTTATTTTTATAAAACTTTCTAGTTCTGAAgaatcataccagactcaaaacgttaacagTTCCCTATCTCCATAGATTCTGCCAGAGCTGCTCGGTTTCTCCAACGCTTTGTTTTTATCATCGATTTCTCGCAcccagtattttgctttttattTATTAAAATCTGTTTCTAAACCATTTGGAACTTCCTAGACTTCGTGGTTGTATTAGAcgtaaaatccctacagtgtgtgtgttggggagccTGGGGGTgggaagccattcggcccatcagccTCCTTCATCACTCAGTTAGGTCATGATTGAATActtactctctctcacttacAAACACACAAACCTATGAATTTCTGTTAGTTCCCTCAAGGCCAGCAGTCTATGACTGAATAATAACTTGCATTTAGATAGCACTTTTAACATAATAGCTTGCCTCGAGGCATATCACACGAGTGTTAAACAAAAGCTGACACAATCATAGTCGAGTtaggtcattttttttaaaaatcagctttAAAAAATGGGTTTCtgaaccttcccccccccccccccccccccactatactCTGCCACTCTGAATTCTCTTTGAAATCCTCTGGTTACACTGTACACTCAACGGCTTCCACACTAAAGCTGGGAGCCAGTTTATCTAGCATTCACTGGTGACCAAATACAATCCAGTGTCGTTTTGTTTTTGCACATGTAAGGCTTCTCCTAATTCCTTTTTACTGTGATTCACCCCCATCGTCCTCCTTTATATTGTCTCAAAAAGATACGGGGaaatctcacgcacacacaataCAGTACAATGTCTGGTTGAAAcattcagttccaaccttcccaCCCCAGTGGGATGAAGTGTCCTCCTGTCCTTGAGCCCCATCAACCCCCCATCCATTTTCTCCAAGTGGTTTCCACACTCCAAGAACCCCGCGTGGAATGTTCATCCCACGAAGATGAGTCTTTGTTCAAATAACTGACTCCAAGAACCAGACTGAAAACCCACAAGCTCCTCTCTTCCAGGTAAACTGTTCAGAGCAAAAACGATGATGCTTCTGAAGTTGGAAAGGGGATTCCAAGACTGTTCATCTTtaaagtgtgtgggggagtgagcgaGGAGATTGCCGGTATTTACCCCTTAGACAGGTCGCAGGGATTAACCCTTTAAACGGAAGGTCCGGCTTGACCCGGCCGTGGTTACTGACGGACGATTTATTTCATTCTGTGCAGGAGAAGCCTCTGGTTTCTACACGGTCCCGGGGCTATAGCCCTCCCCGGGAAGGGGGTCATCGGTCCCGGTGGGAGGTTCAGGACTGCGCACCCTCGCCGTTGCCTGAATCGTTGTAGAAGCCGGGGCTTTCTGACAGACTGGTCCGTATTTTCTTTTTCTCCTTGAACCTGCCAGAGTTGGAGACTCTCACGTGTCTGCCTTTGGTGCTTTTGTCCACGATTTTCTCCAGACGCGCTTCCAGCTCCGAGTCCTCCCCGTTCTCGGGGTTGCCGCCGCCCTCCTTAATGTCGGGGCTGCTCCTCTCCCCCGGGACCTCGTACAGAACCTTCGCGCTGTTCTTCTTCTTGCGCAGGAAAGTAAGTTTCCACCAGCTCGGTGGAGCAGACTCACCCATCCCTCTGACTGACTcggcaaacacacacagtggaCTAACTGCACTGTCTTAGCGAAGTCTACAAACTACCACCTCAGAGTAGCTCATCGCTTTTCTGCGGGAACAC encodes:
- the prr15lb gene encoding proline-rich protein 15-like protein B yields the protein MGESAPPSWWKLTFLRKKKNSAKVLYEVPGERSSPDIKEGGGNPENGEDSELEARLEKIVDKSTKGRHVRVSNSGRFKEKKKIRTSLSESPGFYNDSGNGEGAQS